The following proteins come from a genomic window of Phacochoerus africanus isolate WHEZ1 chromosome 9, ROS_Pafr_v1, whole genome shotgun sequence:
- the C9H6orf62 gene encoding uncharacterized protein C6orf62 homolog isoform X1 yields MGDPNSRKKQALNRLRAQLRKKKESLADQFDFKMYIAFVFKEKKKKSALFEVSEVIPVMTNNYEENILKGVRDSSYSLESSIELLQKDVVQLHAPRYQSMRRDVIGCTQEMDFILWPRNDIEKIVCLLFSRWKESDEPFRPVQAKFEFHHGDYEKQFLHVLSRKDKTGIVVNNPNQSVFLFIDRQHLQTPKNKATIFKLCSICLYLPQEQLTHWAVGTIEDHLHPYMPE; encoded by the exons ATGGGGGACCCAAACTCCCGGAAGAAACAAGCTCTGAACAGACTACGTGCTcagcttagaaagaaaaaagaatctctagCTGACCAGTTTGACTTCAAGATGTATATTGCCTTTGTATTCAAGGAGAAG aagAAAAAATCAGCACTTTTTGAAGTGTCTGAGGTTATACCAGTCATGACAAataattatgaagaaaatatCCTGAAAGGTGTGCGAGATTCCAGCTATTCCTTGGAAAGTTCCATAGAGCTTTTACAGAAGGATGTGGTACAGCTCCATGCTCCTCGATACCAGTCTATGAGAAGG GATGTAATTGGCTGTACCCAGGAGATGGATTTCATTCTTTGGCCACGGAATGATATTGAGAAAATTGTCTGTCTCCTGTTTTCTAGGTGGAAGGAATCTGATGAGCCTTTTAGGCCTGTTCag GCCAAATTTGAGTTTCATCACGGTGACTATGAAAAACAGTTTCTGCACGTTCTGAGCCGGAAGGACAAGACTGGAATTGTTGTCAACAATCCTAACCAGTCAGTGTTTCTCTTCATTGACAGACAGCACTTGCAG acTCCAAAAAACAAAGCTACAATCTTCAAGTTATGCAGCATCTGCCTCTACCTGCCACAGGAACAGCTTACCCACTGGGCAGTTGGCACCATAGAGGATCACCTCCATCCTTATATGCCAGAATAG
- the C9H6orf62 gene encoding uncharacterized protein C6orf62 homolog isoform X2, which produces MSENSSDPVSPVVRKKKSALFEVSEVIPVMTNNYEENILKGVRDSSYSLESSIELLQKDVVQLHAPRYQSMRRDVIGCTQEMDFILWPRNDIEKIVCLLFSRWKESDEPFRPVQAKFEFHHGDYEKQFLHVLSRKDKTGIVVNNPNQSVFLFIDRQHLQTPKNKATIFKLCSICLYLPQEQLTHWAVGTIEDHLHPYMPE; this is translated from the exons ATGAGTGAAAACTCGAGTGATCCAGTGTCTCCCGTGGTGCGA aagAAAAAATCAGCACTTTTTGAAGTGTCTGAGGTTATACCAGTCATGACAAataattatgaagaaaatatCCTGAAAGGTGTGCGAGATTCCAGCTATTCCTTGGAAAGTTCCATAGAGCTTTTACAGAAGGATGTGGTACAGCTCCATGCTCCTCGATACCAGTCTATGAGAAGG GATGTAATTGGCTGTACCCAGGAGATGGATTTCATTCTTTGGCCACGGAATGATATTGAGAAAATTGTCTGTCTCCTGTTTTCTAGGTGGAAGGAATCTGATGAGCCTTTTAGGCCTGTTCag GCCAAATTTGAGTTTCATCACGGTGACTATGAAAAACAGTTTCTGCACGTTCTGAGCCGGAAGGACAAGACTGGAATTGTTGTCAACAATCCTAACCAGTCAGTGTTTCTCTTCATTGACAGACAGCACTTGCAG acTCCAAAAAACAAAGCTACAATCTTCAAGTTATGCAGCATCTGCCTCTACCTGCCACAGGAACAGCTTACCCACTGGGCAGTTGGCACCATAGAGGATCACCTCCATCCTTATATGCCAGAATAG